In a genomic window of Parambassis ranga chromosome 24, fParRan2.1, whole genome shotgun sequence:
- the mgat2 gene encoding alpha-1,6-mannosyl-glycoprotein 2-beta-N-acetylglucosaminyltransferase, with protein sequence MRFRIYKRKVVILTLVVIICGLAFWSSGRQKKSDSGSFPKEVEMVKRSSSISSSSSSINNHIQVQATPAVSRAPVPPPIIQGNDTHQEKAMDKSKIPKPEVDNTTLVYRGIVFQLNFDQTIRNEEQFKRQKDDLVVVVQVHNRPDYLKLLVDSLRKARGVENILLIFSHDYWSPEINKVVASIDFCQVLQIFFPFSIQLYPQEFPGHDPRDCPRDIPKKDALKLGCINAEYPDSFGHYREAKFSQTKHHWWWKLHFVWDRVRALKDHKGLVLLIEEDHYMSPDFIHLLKLMTALKREQCTDCDILSLGSYSHIGYSSKANKVEVKAWKSTEHNMGMALSRETYQKLIQCTDTFCTYDDYNWDWSLQHLTVSCLPSYWKVMVSEAPRIFHAGDCGMHHKKVSCMPISQKTKIENILQSSGNQLFPKNLLITKRLPANGAGGVAPHVKNGGWGDIRDHELCKSYVRLQ encoded by the coding sequence ATGAGATTCCGAATCTACAAGAGGAAGGTGGTGATACTGACTCTGGTGGTTATCATCTGTGGCTTAGCTTTCTGGAGCAGTGGAAGGCAGAAGAAGAGCGACAGTGGATCGTTCCCTAAGGAGGTGGAGATggtgaagaggagcagcagtattagcagcagcagcagtagcatcAACAATCATATCCAGGTGCAAGCCACACCTGCTGTCAGCCGAGCCCCTGTACCACCACCTATCATACAAGGAAATGACACGCACCAAGAAAAAGCAATGGACAAATCCAAAATACCTAAGCCGGAGGTAGATAACACAACTCTAGTCTACCGTGGAATTGTCTTCCAGCTAAACTTTGACCAGACAATTAGAAATGAAGAGCAGTTTAAGCGACAGAAGGATGACCTGGTTGTGGTGGTTCAGGTCCATAACCGACCAGACTACTTGAAGCTGTTAGTGGATAGTTTGCGTAAGGCCAGAGGTGTTGAGAACATACTGCTGATATTCAGCCATGATTACTGGTCTCCAGAGATAAATAAAGTTGTGGCCTCTATTGACTTCTGCCAAGTCCTTCAGATCTTCTTCCCCTTCAGCATTCAGCTGTACCCCCAAGAGTTCCCTGGACACGATCCCAGGGACTGCCCCAGAGACATCCCGAAAAAAGACGCCTTAAAGCTGGGATGCATCAATGCAGAGTACCCTGACTCATTCGGCCACTACCGCGAGGCCAAGTTCTCTCAGACCAAACACCATTGGTGGTGGAAGCTACACTTTGTATGGGACAGAGTCCGAGCCCTAAAAGATCATAAGGGTCTGGTTCTCCTGATTGAGGAGGACCACTACATGTCTCCGGATTTTATCCACCTCCTAAAGCTGATGACGGCTCTCAAAAGGGAGCAGTGCACTGACTGTGACATCCTCTCCCTGGGGAGCTACAGCCACATTGGCTACTCTAGCAAAGCCAATAAGGTGGAAGTAAAAGCCTGGAAGTCCACTGAGCACAACATGGGGATGGCTCTTAGCAGAGAGACATACCAGAAACTCATCCAATGCACTGACACATTCTGCACTTACGATGACTACAACTGGGACTGGTCTTTGCAGCATCTGACGGTGTCCTGCCTGCCGTCTTACTGGAAGGTCATGGTGAGCGAGGCACCAAGGATTTTCCACGCTGGAGACTGCGGCATGCATCACAAGAAGGTTTCTTGCATGCCCATCAGCCAGAAAACTAAAATAGAAAACATCTTACAGAGCAGTGGGAACCAGCTCTTCCCCAAAAACCTCCTGATAACAAAGAGACTGCCAGCCAATGGGGCTGGAGGGGTGGCCCCACATGTCAAAAATGGGGGTTGGGGAGACATTAGGGACCACGAACTCTGCAAGAGCTATGTTCGATTACAGTGA
- the wdr20b gene encoding WD repeat-containing protein 20, whose translation MAAEGGGKEMNEIKTQFTTREGVYKLLTHSEYSRPNRVPFNSQGSNPVKVSFVNVNDQSGNGDRICFNVGRELYFYIYKGVRKAADLSKPIDKRIYKGTQPTCHDFNPLTATAESVSLLVGFSAGQVQLIDPIKKETSKLFNEERLIDKSRVTCVRWVPGSESLFLVAHSSGSMYLYNVENTCGTTAPHYQLLKQGENYAVHTCKSKSARNPLLRWTVGEGALNEFAFSPDGKFLACASQDGFLRVFGFDAAELHGTMKSYFGGLLCVCWSPDGRYIVAGGEDDLVTVWSFMDCRVIARGHGHKSWVSVVAFDHCTTSVEDGDPPAEFSGSDEDFHEHYGAGRDRANSSHSRLSKRNSTDSRPVSVTYRFGSVGQDTQLCLWDLTEDILFPHLPLSRTRTHTNVMNATSPPATGQNTTTVSTTTNSSGTNGKDNVSNSSTSGNPANSLPSTLPRSNSLPHSSNPAGGNTPNSHTGSSTNSSSSTKGNSIIDGAFIATSVSKFATLSLHDSRKERHEKDHKRNHSMGHISSKSSDKLNQLSSSRTAKADAAKTLGTTLCPRMEEVPLLEPLVCKKIAHERLTVLIFLEDCLVTACQEGFVCTWARPGKVGLLSSQNNPANSPSGTVV comes from the exons ATGGCGgcggagggaggagggaaggagatgAACGAAATTAAAACTCAATTCACTACACGAGAAGGCGTCTATAAACTCCTCACTCACTCCGAATACAGCCGCCCGAACAGGGTGCCTTTCAACTCGCAGGGCTCCAATCCTGTCAAGGTCTCCTTCGTCAATGTAAACGACCAGTCCGGCAACGGCGACAGGATCTGTTTCAATGTGGGCCGGGAACTGTACTTTTATATCTACAAAGGCGTGAGAAAG gctgCTGATCTTAGTAAGCCAATAGACAAGAGGATATACAAAGGAACGCAGCCTACATGTCATGATTTCAACCCTCTCACAGCTACAGCTGAGAGTGTCTCCCTGCTAGTGGGCTTCTCAGCAGGTCAGGTGCAACTCATAGACCCAATAAAGAAGGAAACCAGCAAGCTCTTCAATGAGGAG AGACTTATAGACAAGTCAAGAGTAACGTGTGTACGATGGGTTCCTGGTTCAGAGAGTCTGTTTTTGGTGGCTCATTCCAGCGGCAGCATGTACTTGTACAATGTGGAAAACACCTGTGGCACCACGGCACCTCACTACCAGCTTCTAAAGCAGGGTGAAAACTATGCTGTGCACACCTGCAAGAGCAAATCAGCTCGTAACCCATTACTGCGCTGGACAGTAGGTGAAGGAGCACTCAATGAGTTTGCTTTCTCACCGGATGGGAAGTTTCTGGCATGTGCAAGCCAGGACGGCTTCCTGCGGGTGTTCGGTTTCGACGCTGCAGAGCTGCATGGGACAATGAAGAGCTACTTCGGCGGcttactgtgtgtttgctggAGCCCAGATGGACGATACATTGTAGCAGGAGGCGAGGACGACCTGGTGACGGTGTGGTCGTTTATGGACTGCAGAGTTATAGCACGTGGACATGGTCACAAGTCATGGGTGAGTGTAGTGGCATTTGACCACTGTACCACCAGTGTTGAGGATGGTGACCCCCCTGCTGAGTTCAGTGGCAGTGATGAGGACTTCCATGAGCACTATGGTGCAGGCAGAGATAGAGCTAACAGCTCTCATTCTAGGCTTTCTAAAAGAAACTCTACAGACAGTAGGCCTGTTAGTGTGACTTACAGATTTGGCTCAGTGGGACAGGACACCCAGCTGTGTCTGTGGGACCTTACAGAGGATATTCTCTTCCCTCACCTTCCTTTATCACGCACTAGGACTCACACTAATGTTATGAATGCCACAAGCCCTCCAGCCACTGGACAAAATACTACTACTGTCTCCACCACCACAAACTCCAGTGGCACCAATGGTAAAGACAATGTGAGCAATAGTAGCACTAGTGGTAACCCTGCTAACTCCCTCCCTAGCACCTTGCCTCGGTCCAACAGCTTGCCACACTCCTCCAACCCAGCAGGGGGCAACACCCCCAACAGTCACACGGGCAGCAgcactaacagcagcagcagcaccaagggCAATAGCATCATAGATGGCGCTTTCATTGCCACTAGCGTCAGCAAGTTTGCAACGCTGTCACTGCACGACTCACGCAAGGAACGCCACGAGAAGGACCATAAGCGGAACCATAGCATGGGTCACATCAGCAGCAAAAGCAGCGACAAACTAAACCAGCTTAGCTCATCACGGACCGCTAAAGCTGACGCAGCTAAGACTCTCGGCACAACATTGTGCCCACGCATGGAGGAAGTGCCACTTCTTGAACCACTAGTGTGCAAGAAGATTGCTCACGAAAGACTCACTGTGTTAATCTTCCTTGAGGACTGTCTGGTAACAGCCTGTCAGGAGGGTTTCGTCTGCACGTGGGCTAGGCCTGGGAAAGTG GGATTGCTATCATCTCAAAACAACCCAGCTAACTCCCCCAGTGGAACAGTAGTATAG
- the rps29 gene encoding small ribosomal subunit protein uS14 — translation MGHQQLYWSHPRKFGQGSRSCRVCSNRHGLIRKYGLNMCRQCFRQYAKDIGFVKLD, via the exons ATGGGCCATCAGCAGCTCTATTGGAGTCACCCCAGAAAATTCGGTCAGGGATCTCGCTCCTG CCGAGTGTGCTCGAACAGACACGGCTTGATCCGTAAATACGGGCTCAACATGTGCCGCCAGTGCTTCAGACAGTACGCTAAAGACATCGGCTTTGTCAAG CTCGACTAG